In Saccharomycodes ludwigii strain NBRC 1722 chromosome III, whole genome shotgun sequence, one DNA window encodes the following:
- the APC1 gene encoding anaphase promoting complex subunit 1 (similar to Saccharomyces cerevisiae YNL172W | APC1 | Anaphase Promoting Complex subunit): MENSFFSSSAELSGVYGKLKFENDKKTLLWLLHDDKIIKQRFEFDGEPIIYASFVNFENFSSCLVICLSKLAYVIFMKTGDTHTSSFPFPIKSAFIYKYGVILERDITKHESVEADDEEDIIPLNKRYLAFFDPFSDFGLIQFKNFPESMVSILTDKNIKGPNKALQLLSFPKNDIQYLVSFYDNIQKEIHIATVSLANYTNYYISSETTNDSKNNYTNKSDQKSTGSNNNSIPTSATLNINKNANNGGSDNGSINNSSGLPYYSQYNNDYFKTNSNNNNLDQQKKKKYGSLSFASLKKLNTLDGPSFESKLRGLSDISLDNGSDNNSNKYLINSSNSISSTGLTAAIRTFNMRSDSKEDYPIIPNLENVSRQLSNNKNSKINTAHDKYDINNNPEDDFAFVETTSNGGGGAAAAAVIDGNNPNNNNTHIKITYQQTFKINDIEVIYDNSFHGDNFQIIQLSYDNKECLCLCCNNAKENHNNKNINNFNMDKKNKSYMAYFQLPVDDLKSPFRKFTSNRVQIYFYEQTVAGATYISELHDFEDIVKYPGFYKVETPTKLEIYNPFLSLRLLSISKEQSNFHKFYLYPRSEVLNLYFRSIECLTNDLIYFQICSLWNSIMWNNDKNTFNEWKAFSYLLLTIVSTSDFCMQYIQNIKTKNGSISADYQYFEDSINIYKHTMDGIDLKNLMPSIMLSLHLIREELLLNLIQQEHSSNLSVLLYSLSIIMNWPDTWSLYYIKDIITENRDIPCMDLINKIRGKIIYPHPLTEPISIIEHLYELNNPSVVASSSSRLQKGTRQNFLQISHILEESEDIDVELTPRTYKLIKIFEALNCGKNYKLNIFELFQKYNLTKFELETYPLGIYSPLMQLITNYEKLLENVVSNVDMDLVSRVDLKKTYVSFFINANDKSSSGIDVEECYSHLDAISRREIGKQQKIITYNDIIADILNTSNECGSSKDGTDGESLLVNANKIFNLDKRFNTALRLLAFFQPAESRFLEEVESNYDLRRKFVNITGLRQVASAIGWGQIVYSTCIPLPTEQYKRPTISFTALSPSTGRVYAGQTDLFHENVFEWGAFHSGVSAALKISKYSKGLDSHWVSFNKPKNLTVQYGGFLFGLGLNGLLKNLEEWQIYNLLGPKYTSVSIGVLLGMCASLRGSMNVTLNKLLCVHVDAFLPAGSNDLNVDYQVQTAGLVGAGMLFEATFNKKLSESLFGCLYGFVKVKGKPTCNEGYRIAAGIGLGLVNLGSAKRDLISGTIGNTNGDTININMVDSDMVDRLVSTIISNNDVETPQILDNSFIGSIISLMLIYLKSNNFIVARKLALPFDKMLSSTYVRPEFFFYREWCFNMIMWDSITSDQLKEYIKTFAQNVNVHTISTDDLPKYYKLAGFLLSFSIKHVSSNDKRFLKMVLPIVDRLSELYNLKYIARLDLKLSIKNIGVVTNILLLSLSLVFCGSGNLDVFKRIKYIHESIGGYEDIMLDSLLSYDGPSNTEEIQSILDYIDLQKENMQYTDSTEDMEDSVKNSLDEDQDVNNLRFCAMHYSKYMSSSMAIGFLFLGCGQYSLNISNINSLAYLLIALMPCSSQFPFELQETKHFWSLAAEPRCLIAKNAITNEVISDVSIKLTLDTPEKNCMILETPCLLPSLSLIEEIRVISSEYYPLLVNLKSHFHLLRSQERNLVLYLKPKVIDFTSGYYNQQQEYKNGVLLGCDRPVSIYKKENIENDNEEEGEKDPNLKNIALYTKRKTAEVYSNLNATFKNCNCRTSITDRLMKQLNLDNERPLQMEFSKGVRSEEAVRKALKKEVDKRYKKLASRTDLAHVGDDINLDMISIFEDSNYQLDLWKTRHDL, translated from the coding sequence ATGGaaaactcttttttttcatcatctGCTGAATTATCAGGGGTTTATGGGAAGTTGAAATTTGAAAAcgataaaaaaactttacTATGGCTATTACatgatgataaaattattaaacaaagGTTTGAATTTGATGGCGAACCTATAATATATGCTtcatttgttaattttgaaaacttttCTTCGTGTTTAGTTATTTGTTTAAGCAAACTAGCATATGTGATCTTCATGAAAACGGGTGATACCCATACAAGTTCATTTCCTTTCCCTATTAAAAGtgcatttatttataaatacGGAGTTATTTTAGAAAGAGATATTACAAAGCATGAAAGCGTTGAGGCTGATGACGAAGAGGACATAATCCCATTAAACAAAAGATATTTGGCATTTTTTGATCCGTTTTCTGATTTTGGTTTAatacaatttaaaaattttcctGAATCAATGGTATCAATTTTAactgataaaaatatcaaaggTCCTAACAAGGCATTACAATTACTCTCATTTCCCAAAAATGATATCCAGTATTTAGTCTCCTTTTACGATAATATACAAAAGGAAATTCATATAGCTACCGTCTCATTGGCTAATTATACAAACTATTACATAAGTTCGGAAACTACTAATGATTCAAAGAATAACTATACTAATAAAAGTGATCAAAAGAGCACGGGGAGCAATAACAACAGCATTCCAACTAGTGCAACTTTAAACATCAATAAGAATGCAAATAATGGCGGTAGTGACAATGGTagcattaataatagtagcGGTTTACCATATTATTCCCAGTATAACAACGATTATTTCAAAaccaatagtaataacaacaatttagatcaacaaaagaagaaaaaatatggatCTTTGTCTTTTGCCTCATTGAAAAAACTCAACACATTAGATGGCCCTTCATTCGAATCGAAATTAAGAGGTCTTTCCGATATTTCTTTAGACAATGGAAGCGACAATAACAGCAACAAATATCTGATTAACAGCTCAAATTCAATTTCGTCTACTGGATTAACTGCGGCTATAAGAACCTTTAACATGAGAAGCGATTCTAAGGAAGATTATCCCATTATAccaaatttagaaaatgtTTCAAGGCAATTGtcaaacaataaaaacagCAAGATTAATACCGCTCATGACAAatatgatattaataataatccaGAGGATGATTTTGCTTTTGTGGAAACCACCAGTAATGGTGGTGGGggtgctgctgctgctgctgtcATTGATGGAAATAAtccaaacaacaacaacacccATATCAAAATAACTTATCaacaaacttttaaaataaatgatataGAGGTGATATATGACAACTCCTTTCACGGTGATAATTTCCAAATAATACAGCTAAGTTACGACAATAAAGAGTGTCTATGTTTGTGTTGCAACAATGCTAAAGAAAATCATAACAACAAGAACATAAATAACTTTAACATggataaaaagaataaaagtTATATGGCATATTTCCAGCTACCTGTTGATGATTTGAAATCTCCTTTTAGAAAGTTTACTTCTAATCGGGTCCAAATATACTTTTACGAACAAACGGTTGCAGGAGCCACATATATTAGTGAGTTACACGACTTTGAGGATATAGTGAAATATCCTGGGTTTTACAAAGTGGAGACACCAACAAAATTGGAAATTTATAATCCCTTTTTGTCTCTTAGATTATTGAGTATCTCTAAGGAGCAATCAAATTTTCATAAGTTTTACTTGTATCCAAGATCTGAAGTATTAAACTTATATTTCAGATCGATTGAGTGTTTAACTAATGATCTAATCTATTTCCAAATTTGTTCCTTATGGAACTCGATTATGTGGAACAACGACAAAAATACCTTCAATGAATGGAAAGCGTTTTCATATTTATTGCTAACGATTGTTTCTACGTCTGATTTTTGTATGcaatatattcaaaatataaaaaccaaaaatggCTCCATTAGTGCTGATTACCAATATTTTGAAGACtctataaatatttacaaaCACACTATGGATGGtatagatttaaaaaatttaatgcCGAGTATTATGCTAAGTTTGCATTTAATTAGGGAAGAATTACTATTAAACTTGATACAACAAGAGCACTCCAGCAACTTATCTGTATTGTTGTATTCGCTATCTATTATAATGAATTGGCCCGATACTTGGTCCCTATATTACATAAAGGACATAATTACGGAAAATAGAGACATTCCGTGTATggatttaattaataaaataaggggcaaaataatttatccTCATCCTTTGACTGAGCCTATTTCAATTATAGAACACTTGTATGAGTTAAATAACCCAAGTGTTGTTGCATCATCCTCCAGCAGACTACAAAAGGGTACAagacaaaattttttacagATATCACACATCTTGGAAGAAAGCGAAGATATAGATGTAGAATTGACGCCAAGAACCTATAAAttgattaaaatatttgaggCTCTAAATTGTgggaaaaattataaattaaatatatttgaacttttccaaaaatataatcttACTAAATTTGAATTAGAAACTTATCCATTGGGTATATATTCCCCACTAATGCAGTTAATTACAAACTATGAAAAGTTGTTAGAAAATGTGGTTTCAAATGTTGACATGGATTTAGTCAGTAGAGTGgatctaaaaaaaacatatgtttctttttttataaatgcCAATGATAAATCTTCTTCTGGCATTGATGTTGAGGAGTGCTATTCACATCTAGATGCAATTTCTAGGAGAGAAATTGgtaaacaacaaaagataATTACATATAACGATATTATAGCAGATATTTTGAACACATCCAACGAATGTGGATCAAGCAAGGATGGGACAGACGGAGAATCGTTATTAGTAAATGCcaacaaaattttcaatttggataaaagatttaataCAGCCCTCAGGCTATTGGCCTTTTTTCAACCGGCAGAAAGTAGATTTTTGGAGGAAGTTGAATCCAATTATGACTTACGAAGAAAGTTTGTTAATATAACGGGGTTAAGACAAGTGGCTAGCGCAATTGGGTGGGGCCAAATTGTTTATTCTACATGTATCCCCTTACCTACGGAACAATATAAAAGACCAACTATTTCATTTACCGCGTTATCGCCATCTACTGGTAGAGTTTATGCCGGTCAAACAGATCTTTTTCATGAAAATGTGTTCGAATGGGGTGCATTTCATAGTGGTGTATCTGCTGCCTTGAAAATTTCCAAATATTCTAAAGGCTTGGATAGTCATTGGGTTTCGTTTAATAAACCGAAAAATTTAACTGTTCAATATGGTGGTTTCCTCTTTGGACTAGGTTTAAATGGCCTactaaaaaatttggaagAGTGGCAAATCTATAATTTGTTGGGGCCCAAATATACTTCTGTTAGTATTGGTGTTTTATTGGGCATGTGTGCTAGTTTGAGGGGATCGATGAATGTCACCTTAAACAAACTTTTGTGTGTTCATGTTGATGCGTTTTTGCCTGCGGGCTCTAATGATCTAAATGTTGATTATCAGGTACAAACAGCAGGTTTAGTTGGTGCAGGTATGCTATTTGAAGCTACTTTTAATAAGAAATTAAGCGAGTCCTTGTTTGGCTGTTTATATGGATTTGTCAAAGTCAAGGGTAAACCGACTTGTAATGAAGGTTATCGGATTGCGGCTGGTATAGGCTTGGGATTGGTAAATTTAGGATCGGCTAAGAGGGATTTAATTAGTGGTACAATTGGCAATACCAATGGCGATAcgataaatataaacatgGTAGATAGTGACATGGTTGATAGATTGGTTTCGACCATCATTTCAAACAATGATGTTGAAACTCCACAAATTTTAGATAACTCCTTTATTGGCAGTATTATATCACTCAtgttgatttatttaaaaagcaATAACTTTATAGTTGCGAGAAAGTTAGCTTTACCCTTTGATAAGATGTTGTCTAGTACATATGTGAGACCtgagtttttcttttataggGAATGGTGTTTTAACATGATTATGTGGGATTCTATTACTAGTGATCAATTGAAGGAATACATTAAAACGTTTGCTCAAAATGTTAACGTTCATACCATAAGTACCGACGATTTGCCGAAATATTATAAGTTGGCTgggtttttattatctttcaGCATTAAACATGTTTCATCAAATGATAAGCGTTTTTTGAAGATGGTTCTACCAATTGTCGATAGGCTATCGGAGctatataatttaaaatacatTGCAAGGTTAGATTTAAAATTgagtattaaaaatattggggTTGTTACAAACATATTGTTACTTTCTTTGTCTTTAGTATTCTGCGGCTCTGGAAATCTTGATGTTTTCAAGagaattaaatatattcatGAATCAATAGGTGGTTATGAAGATATTATGCTAGATTCTCTTTTGTCTTATGATGGTCCAAGCAATACTGAAGAAATTCAATCAATTTTAGATTATATAGATTTGCAAAAGGAGAATATGCAGTACACTGATAGTACTGAAGACATGGAGGACAGtgttaaaaattcattagATGAAGATCAAgatgttaataatttacGATTTTGTGCGATGCATTATAGCAAATATATGTCTTCAAGTATGGCTATtggatttttatttttgggaTGTGGACAATATTCACTAAACATTTCAAATATAAACTCTTTGGCTTATTTGTTAATAGCATTAATGCCATGTTCATCCCAATTCCCCTTTGAACTTCAAGaaacaaaacatttttgGTCTTTGGCTGCTGAACCACGTTGTTTAATTGCTAAAAATGCTATAACTAACGAAGTTATTAGTGATgtttcaataaaattaacattAGATACACCAGAGAAAAACTGTATGATTTTGGAAACACCTTGTTTGTTACCAAGTTTATCTTTAATTGAAGAAATTAGAGTTATTTCATCGGAATACTATCCATTGTTGGTGAACTTAAAATCCCATTTCCATTTGTTGAGATCACAAGAAAGAAATTtggttttatatttgaaacCCAAAGTTATTGATTTTACTTCTGGATATTATaaccaacaacaagaaTACAAAAATGGTGTACTTTTAGGTTGCGATAGACCGGTTTCGatttataaaaaggaaaatattgagaatgataatgaagaaGAGGGAGAAAAAGATCCCAACTTGAAAAACATAGCTTTGTATacgaaaagaaaaacagcTGAGGTGTACAGCAATTTAAATGCcacttttaaaaactgtAATTGCAGGACATCTATCACTGACAGATTAATGAAACAATTGAATTTAGATAATGAAAGGCCTTTGCAAATGGAATTTTCCAAGGGAGTGAGATCCGAAGAAGCAGTTAGAAAAGCACTGAAGAAAGAGGTAGATAAgagatataaaaaattggctTCCAGAACTGATTTGGCCCACGTAGGTGACGACATAAATTTAGATATGatttccatttttgaaGATTCAAATTATCAGCTAGATTTATGGAAAACAAGACATGATTTATAA